In Alcaligenes faecalis, the sequence CGGTCAGCAAGCCAGCCCTTTCAATCAGGAAGAAACAGACCAGTACTTGCTGGCTCTGGCAGAAACGGTGCTGGGTTGCCCAGTGGACGTTCTGCAACGCTGGCAAGGGGTATACGGTGCGAAAGGACCGGCTCCATTTTCTGTCTTGCAGGCAGATGGCAGTACGCAAGTGATAGTCATGCACACCGGCCTGGGGATGACTACTGGTCTGGCCATTGGTGAACGCAATATCGCCGCTCGCTACGACTGATTGCTGGGCCCTGATGGCCAGGCAAACGGATCCGTTTTTGCCAAGGCAGTAAGGACGAAAAAACGCGCAGCCCGTGCTGCGCGTTTTTCTATTCCTGGGGCTTGCGTCTGGACGTCAGAATCACCACGGCAATCCCGCCCAGAACCAGCAAGGCCGCCAGCGCACTTTTCAAACTGATCTGCTCATCCAGAATCAGCAGGCCAAGAACGGCACTCAAGACTGGCACGGACAGTTGCACCGACGCAGCCGTAATTGCTGACATGCGCAGCCGCACCCAATACCAGATGGCATAGCCTATGCCCGAAGCCAGACTACCCGACAAAGCGGCGTACAGCACACCCAAGGGATCCACTTGCAGCTCCCCTTGATGCAGCCAAAGCGTCAGCAAAGACAGGGGCACCGCCAGCAAGAAGCTGCTGGCCGTTCCAGCTACCGGGGATTCACTGGCTTTGCCCAATAAGGAAAACCCGCCCCAGGCCAAACCGGAAATCGCCATCAACAAGGCAGCGCCCCAAGGCGGGGCCGAGGCCCCCGGAGCCAGAAAGAAAACCAGCCCGCCCAAGGCCATCAGCAAGCCCAGCACACTGGTTCGCTCGCCACGAAACAGGCCATAGGAAATCATCAATAGTTGTGCAGCGGCAAACAGGATCAAGGCGCCTGTGCCGGTACTGATGCTGCGATAGGCAAAGGAAAATGCCAGGGCATAGATAAACAGCAAAATGGCGGA encodes:
- a CDS encoding DMT family transporter, coding for MPDTQKIEQAAKHQAAHQTDQVSYVALFLLTSLTLLAFAANSLLTRMAFQTTQIDAASFTAIRISTGAIALFLISLLQSQKLRFSALGGVSAILLFIYALAFSFAYRSISTGTGALILFAAAQLLMISYGLFRGERTSVLGLLMALGGLVFFLAPGASAPPWGAALLMAISGLAWGGFSLLGKASESPVAGTASSFLLAVPLSLLTLWLHQGELQVDPLGVLYAALSGSLASGIGYAIWYWVRLRMSAITAASVQLSVPVLSAVLGLLILDEQISLKSALAALLVLGGIAVVILTSRRKPQE